AAATATGAGATGCTATTCGAAACTAACAAATAAAAAAGGTTTTACACTAATTGAGGTAGTTGTAAGCATGTTTATTCTCTCCGGCGGTTTGCTTCTTTTACTGCCGATGATGGTTGTCTCAATGCAATCGAATGATCTCGCTAATGGTTTTACTGAGGCTTCCATGATGATTAAAGGTAAAATGGAGGAACTTAAAAATATAGACAATCCTGTTTCCGGAGCCGATTCAATCGGCACCTCTTACAGAACATGGACGATTACACAAGCTGAAAATAATCTATTGCGAATGGTTGTTAATATTAATTGGACCGACATTGACGGCGGACTTCATACAAACAGCATGGTTTCTTACATGATGAAAAACTGATAACAGGATTGTTTGACAGGAGAAAAATTATTTAATACCGGGGAACGAAATGGGAAAGATTAGCAATAATAAAGGTGTTACATTAATCGAATTATTAATCAGCGCTTTGATTTCAAGCGTCGTGATAAGCTCTGCTATGAGCTTATACTTAACTCAGCATAAACAGATGATAGTTCAGGATCAGATTTCAGATATGCAGCATAATATAAGGGCTAGCATACAGGAACTTGGTGATAAAATTAAAATGGCCGGTTATAATGTGCCCTCGGGA
The Candidatus Zixiibacteriota bacterium DNA segment above includes these coding regions:
- a CDS encoding prepilin-type N-terminal cleavage/methylation domain-containing protein, whose protein sequence is MRCYSKLTNKKGFTLIEVVVSMFILSGGLLLLLPMMVVSMQSNDLANGFTEASMMIKGKMEELKNIDNPVSGADSIGTSYRTWTITQAENNLLRMVVNINWTDIDGGLHTNSMVSYMMKN